The genomic DNA TGGCGAGCGGCACGTCCAATCTTTTGCCGGATATGTGAAGCCACACTGAAATAGAGCCgaaaaagtacttttatttagTTGCATACTTAATATCTTCAATTACTCATTTTAAAAATGCTTAGCAATCTTTCTGGCACTTCTACATATCTTTATATCATTCTTTCCTCAGCACACagtaaaaaatattgaattAGGTTGGTTAATGACTCCTGGCCTATATGTTCAAACTTCTTAATTCACTGGAAAGCGAATATTTAAATTATTGTCACTATCCTATATTCCAGTGCCTCAGCAGGGTTTATTTTCTCTGAATTTCTATTTTGTAACAGGGATGTACAAACGTAGACAACTGAGAAAAGCTGAAGGGAGATTGTTAGGGAACATTAAAAACATCCCAGCACTGAGAAGTGTCAGTgttaattaaatattaattaatgtcaatttttttatttcttttaaaaatCAACCTTAGTGAAGTTTGTACAGTTCAGCATGTGTAATGGAAATAAACACCTTAAGACTGCATGAAGCACTGATTTATACCATCTTTAATCTATCTCAGTTCCTTGATGACAGCAATATTTCAAACAATACCCACAATATAGTATAGGTATCGTATAGTATAGGTATATAGTATAGGTATCACTAGTATAGGTatcaaaaatgtttattttcacAAGAAATATTTTAGGCTTCAACAAATTTTAGTCTTGTACTACAATTGTATACATTTGAGGACCAACAAGCAGCATCATCTGGTTCTCCCTTATGATAGCTGAGAGTTACATATGATGACTCAACAACAGCActtttataattttttattttattttattggtaTATAAACTTCTAACATTTCTCTAGTGTATATTTTCAGATGAAACATTCTGATATCACATTTTATATACTTTTAAAgtttatttctttgtttttttctatAGTGTGCTGTTTCAGAAACTAGCAAGAACATAACTAGCAATATGTTCTTGGACTGAAACTGCAACTATGATCACTGCTTCATTAATCATTGATAATACTTACACTACAACTCATCTGTGTCTTAATCCAAGGGCAAAGGTCAAAGTGCATAGTGCTTGAGTGAAGGAGCGGTCATAGTTTCTATGTTCAGGGTCATATAAACCTTTACAGTAGAAGTGAGAGTACAAACCGTCTCAAACACAAGCAAGTTGGTCCTAGACCCTTCTAATCTTTAACACAAATGTAGATACAATACCATTTTCAAGATGCCAATCCACCTACTCTGAACTAATTCAGAGCACAGGTGAAATTAATGTGCAATATTTGGAATCAAATGTACCAGTACATATCCAAATAAAAGATCCCTCCTGCAAATCATACACTTTTAATTGGTTGTAACACATTTATTAGTTTAAATTAAGTAAAATTAAGATCCCTGATTCATTGACAATCCTAGTGAATGACTGACAGAAGATTCAGTTATGCAATTAGGCTAGATTATTAAGTGCACGGTGACACTGCAGTACTGTGAAAAGCAACTTCAGCAAAGTTATTTCATAGAAGGGACACTACATCAGCCATATTGCTCATCTTCATCCATGTGTTCCTCACACTGCTCCTTGTGTACGGATATGTTTCAGTTCATTTTCTTGCTTCATTTGAATTTGTTTCTCTTGAAGTGCTAAAAATCTACACAATGTTATTTCACATTTAAATTTTCTTTATGGACCTGTTAAACAAACTGTTTAAACCAGAGAGGACCTTTGCATTAAGAAGGTGTTAATGATGGACAcatgaatatttaaaataaataccaCCTTTTTTTATAGGGGGAGCTAACTAATGACAATGACAACGACAGGCTACCTGGAGTCTTACcctgaaaataaaataatgaaaaagaCTTCTCTGGAAACATATTTGGATCCACTGGAAAAACTGAAGATCTTTACTATACAATCATGGTTTTGATAAAAAAAACACGTCATTAAGAAGCATTTAGCAACGTTAGCAACTGAGCCAAATAACCTGAGATTGGCCCTCAGTTTTATTAGAGATAGTAAGCAAAAGTAAAAGATGCTACAAGACATTTGTCACACTAACAAAATAACTACTACTTTGATGAAACTATTACAAAATCAAGTTAAATATACTTCAAAGAGATTTATTGGTAGAGTCTCTAATGTCAGAAACATACAGGTGAGCACTAATGTTTCTTCAGGATTAATAAAGCAAAGTAAATACAACAGATTACTCAAGTGATTTGATGTATTTTTCATAAGCAGCTTCATCCATGAGTGCTTCAAGTTCTCCAGGGTTTTCTATGGTCATCTTAATCAACCACCCTAAAAGACGGGAGAGGGAAATGAAGAGTGCTTCAGGTAATCAGATGAGGGTCTCTCAGGTTGAGGTGGCTAGTTGCTTTGTTAGTTGTGGCCCACTGTAAGGTACACTTACCATGTTCATAGCAGGATGAATTGATAAGTCCAGGGTTGTCCGTCAGCTCTGTGTTGATTTCAGTTACTTCTCCAGTCAACGGCGAATACAACTCACTAGCTGCCTTCACACTTTCTAAAGCACCAAACTCGTCTAAAAggcgaggaggagagagagttgtCTAGTGATGACAGAGAGTGGTAAAACAGGAATGACTTTTAAACAGCACTCACCCATTGGTTGAAGCTTTTTCCCGACTTCTGGCAGCCCACAGTATACAACATCACCTAAAGCTTCCTGTGGTTAATGAAAGATGTGCACTTTATAAGATGTCACTGTTATGACATATTTAAGGGTCCGTTTTAAACAGCTAATTCTTCTAGACCTGGACTGAACCTAATTAATTTGaaatttccttttttttttttttttggtttaaaCCAATACTGGTCTGGGGTGTTTTTAGCTGATCTACAGTCCTCACAGTACACAGAGGCAGGGATGAAGAACAAAACTTAAGAACTTGAACAAAGACGGTCACATGCCTGAGAGGTCACAGAACAGAAGAAATCCAGACAGCCAGAAGTATCCTGGTAAGTGTTGAGTAATTATTGATGGGGTAACGTACCTGAGCAAAGCTGCTGATGCCCACTGTACCCATCGGGCCCTCCACTCGCACCCACTCGTGTTTGTCTGTAAATCTGAGTGCTGCAGAAAAAAGACCACACGGGTGTTTGTGAACTAAACTAGaacattattattgttgttgttgtatacTCTTACAACGGCAAGACTTAAACAATATCAATCTCCTATATTGTGCAAAATACCACAAAATGTGGATCCTCGGTTTGGGATGAAACCCAAGTGAGGACAGAGTTGCATTTGCTTGCTTTTACATTCCTTTGGCCAGATGCtggttaaaaaaacaacaccTGTCCAGCAGATATCTAAAACACACCGGAGCTTTAACCAAACACCACAGTTTCACGATTAGTCAGGTGCCATTAGTGGGCTGTCACTACTACAGAAATGCTTCGCTGTGGTGAAACACAGAGGTCTTGGAAAGCTGCTTGTATAAACAGATTTTCCACAACCTTTTGAAACTACAGTGCCACCAAACCAGGACAAAAGACCAAAAAAAGGGAGTTTGAGGAAATGCTGAATATGTTGCTCATATTAAGTGCTAGCAAAGTGTATGACAGTTCAAAGAAAGCTTGATGTACTGTTTTGAACGGCAGGTCAGAAGGTCTTGTGCAACTCGGCTTACAGTGCAGCACATTCTCCAGTGTCCAGTGAGATCACACCAAAAAACTAAACAACTGTTTTTTGGTGTGATCTCACTGGATTTCCAGAAGCTACAGGTGAATTAGCCACGCGCTGCTGCAAGCACAAGTGCTTCCCCAAGGTAAATGTCATGGCATTTaccaaaaaaacattttacaataAACTGAACATTCTGATCTCCTTAGTACAAGTAAGGGTCACACGAAGAAAATGCCCAGAGACTAGATGTGTAATCTTTCCTCTTCCATATCTCAATGATAAGATATTactgacatgaaaaaacaccaACTGAAGGCATGTTTAGGGTTCCCTGAGGACCAACTCAATGCCTCCACAGTCCCTAACATCATCAACCCATGCAGAAACATTCAGGTTTAAACCAGACTGTGGACTGTGCAGCAGACTGGGACATGGCTAACCTTTGTCCAACAGCCCTTTTATGCCTTTAAGCCCAACTGTACtcttcttttcttttattttacagACGTTAGTTACCCTAAACAGCGTAACCCACCTACATAATCTTATTTTAAGGCATGCCTTCAAGACGATTAAACTCAATATCCGTTCGAGTTATTTAATATACCGATATAGGCTGCCGGTCTCACACCGACATGCAACGAATTTTTAAGTTTTTCCTTTTGCCTAAGGCTTTATTTTAGTGGAAACGAAATGAAACGTCAACCTGTCAACTTCATTTTAATGCATCGGATATTTGCAGGCAATTAACGCAAACGCTGCACGCTGTTAACGTTattcaagtttttttttatcttggcCTAAAGTTTATTGCGTCCAAACCGTTTTCGTATTCATTTCAATTGACTGCAAATCCATAATTTAACGCAGGCAATTAAAAATCCGTTTTAAAAGTAACATATCTATAGCAGATACACGGAAGGCAAATAAAATGTTCAGGCTACAAGTGATTTGCCGTGACGTCACCTACAGATAATGTTGGAGTACCGGGGCAACATCAGCAAATACAAGTTTACCAGAGTTTAAAATATCTTGTTTTAGAGCTCCAAACTCGGTTACAAACGATACCAGAAGGGTTGAAACAGCATGAAAGTGACAGACTGCGGGTTCGGTCCCTGCAGGTTCGGCGTGTTGGTGAGTTCGGGGTCCAGTTAAGCTCCTGGACTGAATTAGAGTAAAAACGTTTTACCTTCCGCGAGTCGCGACCCCGTACTGAACGTCCTTAAAATATTGGGCCTCCTCGGGATTTGGCACGAAGAATTTTGCGCGGTTCTTGCGAGCAAAGGCAAAACTGATGGAAAGTTGGACGTGAAGCGGAGCACCGCGCACATCGCCATCTTCATTATTTTCGGCTTGAATGAAGTAACAGGCTGGTGCGCTTGACCGTGCGAAACGCGCGCGGCCGAGAACGCGCGCTCCCGGGTGAACAAAAGCGGCGGCGGGCATCCCCGTGCTTGATAGTCGAGAACAGTGCTTAAGTGCATGGGTCAATGAATAAAGAAATAATCGCTTACAAAGCAACTCACACCGGGGACAAGGAACTTTTAACTTGCTGGATGACACAAGAAAGACGAATAGAATAAGAACCGGTTAGAAAGTCGAGTCGGGTTTGAAAACAGACTCGTAATGCTGACCTGTGCGTCATTTCAAACGCGCTTAAGGTCATATTAATGCGATCTTCGGTCGAATAACGCATGTCAAGTAAATTGGAGACTCCGTCGTTACTATAAGTTACCAGCAACCTCAAATGAATGCTCAGACCGTTTTCCTTTAGAGCTGTAGAGCTGGGGTGTCCAAAGTGCGGCCCACGTTCAAATTTTCACCTGCCCGCAGCCTCTGTTCACAAaagcattttatatttcaccacaagatggcagtagactccaaaaaaactattttatatttcaccacaagatggcagtagactccaaaaaagctattttatatttcaccagaagatggcagtagacctaTTCTGTACTGCAGTCCCAGGCCGAATGGTCGGCCCCCACACATTTTCACCTCACAAAATCTGGCCCTCACTGCGAAAAATTTGAAGTGAAGTGCTCTCCGTTtctccactcacactcaacatccTGAATGAGCTGGTAAGCAGGTAGGGGGAAAGAGTTCTCAGGTGAGCCCAGGGTACCCTTAGAAACGTAGTAATATGGACTCGCCTCGTTTGTACGTTTATTGACCTGTCTGGAGACACGGGGCAGCTTCAGTTGGAGTCGGATTACTGGTTTCTTCTCAACCATTTTCTTCATTACCAAAAATGACATGGCTAATCTGGTCACGGTTCTATTACTATAACCTTAAAAATGCAGTCACTGTCCACACAGGTAGCAACATACCGGTGAATCCAAAATACTGAtaaacacacccaccaccacagaaACACGCCGGATTAATTACCGGCATAAAGATTTATTTCGGTGGTCAATTTTGGTATTATTAAAAATACAGTGCAGTGGAGTTATTAAAACCAGCATAACACCAAAATTACAGCTGAATTTGAATCGTTCTGCTTCACTGATTCAGGCTTCAAATCGATGTCAGGAAGATACCAAAGGCAAAAACAACCATAAATGGGGTGCACAGTTTTACACTAGACATAAAAACCAATCCTGGTGCCACTCTTCTCTTTTACTCAAGTTTCAAAGCCTTTCACCTTCAAGATTTAAACATCAGTATTAACACCAACCCCAACCATCTGTGTTTCAAGTCATGGATTTCTAAGTGGATGACATCAAGTCACAGTGTTAAACTGAAGTGCCCTCTGCTGGACGGGGAGCTTTATTATCGTCGGGCTTCATGGCAGGGAAGAGAAGGACCTCCTGCAACACAATCACAAGAGAAATGTACCGGGGTGCAAGTTTAATGTGAATACATGTCTGCACAGCAACAGAGCGCAACAAATGTTCACTGGCCTATTGATGTGTAGACTTATTTTTGATACTATAATAATTCTGCAGTACTGTGGTCTAAAAAAAGATGCACGGAGAACCATGATCTGACACACATCCTCCCAAGTGTATGAAATCTGACACTGTATTCCCCAGTGCCTCACAACAGAGAGCCTTGACCATTTCCATTACCAAGTGCCCATTTTTGCACATCAGTTTATTTACTGATCATTATTGATCTTTGCAATACAATTCCTGACGTCGGTCAGCCAAAGtcaaaattgtaaaaaaaacaactgtaatGGCCCCTGCAGTTGAATTTTAGCGATAGTCGGTTTCAGGAAACTGTAATAAACGTAGCGGTTGAAGTCTAGTGCCATGGCAGGAGCAAGTACCTTGATGTTGTTGGAGTCGGTGAGGAACATGGTGAGGCGGTCGATACCCATGCCCCACCCTGCGGTCGGAGGAAGGCCGTATTCCAACGCCGTGCAAAATGTCTCATCCACGACCATGGCCTCGTCGTCACCTTCCGCTTTGGCCTGCGAATGACACACGGAGAGCAATTCACACACAAGCCGGTTTACGTACACATCGAAACTCCTGATGCAGCGTGAAGTATCTCACCATAGCCTGCTGCTCAAACAGCTCACGCTGACGAATGGGGTCGTTCAGCTCGGTATACGCGTTGCATATCTCCTTCTTCATGACAAAGAGCTCAAAGCGTTCAGTCAGCCCCTTCTGTGATCGGTGCCTAAGCAGGTGAGAAGGTGAGAATCAGAATTGCGACCAAGTTCAGTAAAGAACAGCACAGAAACCCAAAGAGGCAGTGACGGGGTTGTCTGGTGTGTCGGCAAAGTCCTAACCATTTGGCTAGTGGACTCATGATCTGGGGATGGTCACAAATGAACGTTGGATTGATGCACGTGACCTCCAAAAACTCTCCAACCAACTGTAACAAAGCAGAAGACCAGACAATCAAGACTACAGCACTACAGATATGACAAGAAATGCCTGTTCAGAACTGACAaccatagacacacacagctaagctcagttcacatgcatttccaatgtGGCAGACAAAGGTCCTTAGACAGAGATCTTTATGATGACCAACATTTCTATGCAAAAAAGCTGGATTACACAAGACCATGGTAAGATTACCTTATCAAGAAGACGTGCAGTTGTTCTAGGAGGTGGGCACTCCACTCCTTTCTGGACGCACAGATCATCAAAGAACTTGCGAGTTTCTGTGCAGAAAGAATGTTAATGTTTAACACAGATGTTAAGCTGAAGCCACATAGATATTTTGCTACTTAACCAGATGTTGCCTATTACATACTAGAGTTCATCACCAAGTTTCCTAGAGCTTGGATTACAAATGACAGGCTGTTTATCGTGGACAagaatacattttttttggGTCACTTTGACAGGTGGCATGCTATGGTGTGTATGACTTTCAGTTTTACCATCAGTATCGTAAGTGTCAGGGGTGGGAAACCTCACTCCCATTTGCTTCTCTAGGTCATGGGTCATGCTGAGTCTTCTGAAAGGAGGAGTGAAGTCGATGTCATAGGCCTGTCCTTCTGGTCCTTCAGGGTGGTAGCTGACCTTGTAACCCCCCGTGATGTGCTTCACCATTCCTGACAAACAAGGAGAGAACTGTTACGAGCCTAAGAGGAAAGCAAATGTTCACTGAGTTTTAAGCTTGGAATCAAACAGCTACGTTATTACTAATTTAGACACAAAATAGTTTAAGAACAtgacaagatatatatatatatatatatatatataaaaaagagAGCGTGAGCACACGCACAAGGTTTCCACCGATACAGGacgagtacatgtataaataaacGTAGACGAACTATACGTCACAGCTTTGGTGTAAAGGAACTCTGGCATATACAGAATTCATTAAGATGCAAACAAGGCAAACGTGAAAAACAAGAACACGCACATCTCCGTCTTAAGAAATATCAATAATTGTTGTAAATATAGACATGGGAATTTTACTCCACCCTGGCCAAACATAAAAACAAGACTTTCACCCTGCCACATAAACACAAGTCCATGAATGACAAGCTCACATAATTGCAGGCATTACCCACTTTTATTTCAAGGTAATCACAACGAAAGAAAGGTGGGcgaagaaaacaaaagaacaaacCTGAGAGGAGCTTCTCTGTGATCTCCATGAGGTCATGATAGTCAGCATAGGCCATGTAAAACTCACACGTGGTGAACTCGGGGTTGTGGGTGAGGTCAATGCCTTCATTTCTAAACTGACGACCAATCTCATAGACACGGTCGATTCCCCCGACCACCAACATCTAAAGAAACAGCCACCATAAGCATCATTCTAGCAGTTTAAGGTCATTTTGTGTACGGAGGGCACGACCCTGTACCTTGTGGTAAAGCTCAGGGGCGATCCTCATGTAGAGGTTCATATCTAGTTCGTTGTGATAGGTCACGAAAGGCTTAGCCACCGCCCCTCCAGCAATCTGGTTCATCATCGGTGTTTCGATCTGAAGCAGAGAAAGTCAGCAACGCCTCATGCAACAATCAACCCACGACTTTGAATTTGGAGCATCGTGTTCACGAGCACTCTGCGTTTCTCTCACGGACCGCCAGCTCACCTCAAGGAAGCCAAGCTGGTCTAAAAAGCTACGCAGGTACGTTATGATCTTGGCACGAGTGACGAACTTCTGCCGGACGTAGTCGTTGAGAATCAAGTCCAGGTATCTCTGACGGAACCGCGTTTCCTACCACAAAGACACACCCAGATTACTGAATGGTGAAGAGAGCCTGGAACCACAGGCATCTGACACCACTGATGATGCAACTCTTTCATCCCCAGAGCAGAAGTAACCAAACTTGAGCAACCCCTCAGGCTGAACCGCAACCTGGTGTCAGACTGATGGAAGTGTGTTCCACGGGGATTCTGGGAGCAGGACCTGACCTTGTCCTTCAGGCCAAAGTGGAGGTGGGGAAGCATGTGCAGACAGGGCGACAGCAGGGTCATCTCCACGGGGATGATGCTTAACTCCCCTTTCTTGGTCTTCCCAGGGTTACCACGGACCCCAACGATGTCCCCGCGTCTCAGTTTATTGTTGATGT from Brachyhypopomus gauderio isolate BG-103 chromosome 12, BGAUD_0.2, whole genome shotgun sequence includes the following:
- the kars1 gene encoding lysine--tRNA ligase isoform X2, whose translation is MADGVLDEEKLSKNELKRRQKAEKKAAEKEAKIKDLQSNKETNHQPQQNVCGDDEETLDPTQYFKIRTQAIQALKGTAEDPYPHKFCVDVSLSEFVEKYSHLEAGDHLTDVISVSGRVHAKRSSGAKLLFYDLRGDGVKLQVMANSRNYKSEAEFVHINNKLRRGDIVGVRGNPGKTKKGELSIIPVEMTLLSPCLHMLPHLHFGLKDKETRFRQRYLDLILNDYVRQKFVTRAKIITYLRSFLDQLGFLEIETPMMNQIAGGAVAKPFVTYHNELDMNLYMRIAPELYHKMLVVGGIDRVYEIGRQFRNEGIDLTHNPEFTTCEFYMAYADYHDLMEITEKLLSGMVKHITGGYKVSYHPEGPEGQAYDIDFTPPFRRLSMTHDLEKQMGVRFPTPDTYDTDETRKFFDDLCVQKGVECPPPRTTARLLDKLVGEFLEVTCINPTFICDHPQIMSPLAKWHRSQKGLTERFELFVMKKEICNAYTELNDPIRQRELFEQQAMAKAEGDDEAMVVDETFCTALEYGLPPTAGWGMGIDRLTMFLTDSNNIKEVLLFPAMKPDDNKAPRPAEGTSV
- the gcshb gene encoding glycine cleavage system protein H (aminomethyl carrier), b gives rise to the protein MKMAMCAVLRFTSNFPSVLPLLARTAQNSSCQIPRRPNILRTFSTGSRLAEALRFTDKHEWVRVEGPMGTVGISSFAQEALGDVVYCGLPEVGKKLQPMDEFGALESVKAASELYSPLTGEVTEINTELTDNPGLINSSCYEHGWLIKMTIENPGELEALMDEAAYEKYIKSLE
- the kars1 gene encoding lysine--tRNA ligase isoform X1, with the translated sequence MLTLVRHQVCRAVGLGAPRTFPLLFQGCRWRGDKSELKRRQKAEKKAAEKEAKIKDLQSNKETNHQPQQNVCGDDEETLDPTQYFKIRTQAIQALKGTAEDPYPHKFCVDVSLSEFVEKYSHLEAGDHLTDVISVSGRVHAKRSSGAKLLFYDLRGDGVKLQVMANSRNYKSEAEFVHINNKLRRGDIVGVRGNPGKTKKGELSIIPVEMTLLSPCLHMLPHLHFGLKDKETRFRQRYLDLILNDYVRQKFVTRAKIITYLRSFLDQLGFLEIETPMMNQIAGGAVAKPFVTYHNELDMNLYMRIAPELYHKMLVVGGIDRVYEIGRQFRNEGIDLTHNPEFTTCEFYMAYADYHDLMEITEKLLSGMVKHITGGYKVSYHPEGPEGQAYDIDFTPPFRRLSMTHDLEKQMGVRFPTPDTYDTDETRKFFDDLCVQKGVECPPPRTTARLLDKLVGEFLEVTCINPTFICDHPQIMSPLAKWHRSQKGLTERFELFVMKKEICNAYTELNDPIRQRELFEQQAMAKAEGDDEAMVVDETFCTALEYGLPPTAGWGMGIDRLTMFLTDSNNIKEVLLFPAMKPDDNKAPRPAEGTSV